Proteins from one Triticum aestivum cultivar Chinese Spring chromosome 7A, IWGSC CS RefSeq v2.1, whole genome shotgun sequence genomic window:
- the LOC123154242 gene encoding disease resistance protein RPM1: protein MKLKDRHRIATQIRDLKARVEEVSIRNTRYNLIKAEASNTIGDMDSHMEDVRNHSASNIDEAELVGFSKPKKELIKLMDVKTKDGTAKVVFVVGMGGLGKTTLARKAFESKEDIVNNFSCRARITVSQTFSKIEMLKDMIMQFFELKKCLKELEGKTVQVDDLASYLREMLKEKRYFIVLDDLWTTDAWGWIKDIAFPTTNIKGSRIIVTTRDIGLAQQCTSKSLIYHLKHLQIDQATNLLLKKIGKTHRETESDERMRTVISKIVKKCGGLPLAILTIGGLLATKVVEMWESIYEQIPSELETNPSLEAMRRMVTLSYSHLPSHLKSCFLYLSIFPEDFQIRRRRLVDRWIAEGFVTASSGVNVEDVGIGYFNELINRNMIQPSKVNIGVVKSCRVHDIIRDVMVSISRDENFVHLVGDSEASIIEGNFRHVAYHGSKGQNIGMDWSHVRSLTMFGKRPMEPSPSVCSANMRMLRALDLKNTRFQIIQKDINNIGLLCHLKYVDFEGPSNIYSLPKSIRKLRGLQSLDIRKSYIAALPTEITELHSLRSLRCSRWASYSFFDIDYSMDCLMHTLRLPIICTPSVDADHRAEFTAELHMAYSSLWSKTEGVSVPRGISKLKELQILEVVDIKQTSKKAVKELGELIQLRKLSMVAKGKFAEQNPKILYLCAAIEKLSSLRSLSVDFDYDAANDGSLEWLHNISSPPPLLKKLKLVGDFKGKMPEWVRCLKHLVKIHLEWSHLKEDQITEMLGELPKLMHLSLRTFAYYGKKLVFRARSFLNLRKLSIQQLGKLREVRFENGASPQMEMLEFSVCNLESGIIGIIHLPVFKQISLGYEGRVARLGMLQAEVDAHPNHPVLQFNRDRREHEAEEATNLSQDHDIGDDDFLSCILRTKMLADRWCKFLVADHLSLLSGRRFRWTLDFLNLGQPGLEQHIMDLD, encoded by the exons ATGAAGCTCAAAGATCGTCATCGAATTGCCACACAGATCCGCGATCTCAAAGCAAGAGTTGAAGAAGTAAGCATCAGGAACACACGCTACAACTTGATCAAGGCGGAGGCCTCCAACACCATTGGTGACATGGATTCTCACATGGAGGATGTTCGCAATCACTCGGCTAGCAACATTGATGAAGCAGAACTTGTTGGCTTTTCCAAACCGAAGAAGGAGTTAATTAAGTTGATGGATGTCAAGACTAAAGATGGCACAGCCAAGGTGGTATTTGTTGTTGGCATGGGTGGTTTAGGAAAGACTACTCTTGCCAGGAAGGCATTTGAAAGTAAGGAAGATATTGTGAATAATTTTTCTTGCCGGGCTCGGATCACAGTCTCGCAAACATTTTCCAAGATAGAGATGCTAAAGGATATGATCATGCAATTTTTTGAACTGAAGAAGTGTTTGAAGGAACTTGAGGGGAAGACGGTGCAAGTAGATGATCTCGCCAGCTACCTTAGGGAGATGCTAAAGGAGAAGAGGTACTTTATTGTTCTTGATGACTTGTGGACCACTGATGCATGGGGGTGGATCAAAGATATTGCTTTTCCTACTACTAACATCAAAGGTAGCCGGATAATAGTAACAACACGAGATATTGGCCTAGCTCAGCAATGTACTTCCAAATCGCTTATTTACCACCTTAAACACCTCCAGATAGATCAAGCAACAAATTTGCTACTGAAAAAGATTGGGAAAACACACAGAGAAACTGAAAGTGATGAAAGGATGCGGACTGTGATTTCCAAAATAGTAAAAAAGTGTGGTGGTTTACCACTAGCTATACTCACCATAGGAGGTTTGCTTGCTACCAAAGTGGTAGAAATGTGGGAGAGTATTTATGAGCAGATTCCATCAGAGCTCGAGACTAACCCAAGCCTTGAAGCAATGAGGAGGATGGTCACTCTTAGTTACAGCCACTTGCCATCTCATCTTAAATCATGCTTCCTATATTTAAGCATCTTTCCGGAGGATTTTCAAATCAGGAGAAGACGTTTGGTTGATAGATGGATAGCAGAGGGGTTTGTTACAGCTAGTAGTGGAGTGAATGTTGAGGATGTTGGAATAGGTTATTTCAATGAGCTAATCAACCGAAACATGATTCAACCATCAAAAGTGAACATAGGAGTTGTTAAGAGCTGCCGGGTCCATGATATCATCCGTGATGTAATGGTCTCAATTTCTAGAGATGAAAACTTTGTGCACCTGGTGGGAGATAGTGAAGCCAGTATAATAGAGGGGAATTTCCGTCATGTAGCATACCATGGTAGCAAGGGCCAAAATATTGGCATGGATTGGAGCCATGTTCGGTCATTAACAATGTTTGGTAAGAGACCCATGGAGCCCTCACCTTCAGTTTGTTCAGCCAACATGAGGATGCTTAGAGCCTTGGATCTAAAGAATACACGGTTTCAAATTATACAAAAAGATATCAACAACATTGGGTTGTTGTGCCATTTGAAATATGTGGATTTTGAAGGACCTTCAAATATATATTCACTTCCAAAGTCTATAAGGAAATTACGAGGATTACAAAGCTTAGACATTAGAAAGAGTTATATAGCAGCACTACCAACTGAGATCACAGAACTCCATAGTCTCCGCAGCCTTCGCTGTAGCAGATGGGCTTCGTACAGCTTTTTTGATATAGATTACTCCATGGACTGTCTGATGCACACATTGCGCCTGCCCATAATATGCACACCTTCAGTTGATGCTGATCATCGTGCTGAGTTTACTGCTGAGCTACATATGGCATACTCTAGCCTGTGGTCCAAGACAGAAGGTGTGAGTGTTCCAAGAGGGATCAGTAAATTAAAGGAGCTACAGATACTAGAGGTGGTGGATATCAAACAAACTAGCAAGAAGGCAGTTAAAGAGTTGGGGGAGCTTATTCAGCTAAGAAAACTTAGCATGGTAGCTAAAGGAAAATTTGCCGAGCAAAATCCCAAGATACTATATCTGTGTGCCGCTATAGAGAAGCTCTCGTCCCTGCGCTCTCTTAGTGTGGATTTTGATTATGATGCTGCCAATGATGGATCACTGGAGTGGTTGCATAATatttcctcccctcctcccctgctaaAGAAGTTGAAGTTGGTTGGGGATTTTAAAGGAAAGATGCCCGAGTGGGTTAGATGTCTGAAGCATCTGGTAAAGATTCACTTGGAGTGGAGCCACCTGAAGGAAGATCAGATAACTGAAATGCTAGGGGAGCTGCCCAAGCTCATGCACCTCAGTCTGCGCACATTTGCTTATTATGGGAAGAAGTTAGTGTTCAGAGCGAGATCATTTCTCAATCTGAGGAAACTCTCCATTCAGCAGCTGGGTAAACTGAGGGAGGTGAGATTCGAGAATGGCGCCTCGCCACAGATGGAAATGCTAGAATTCAGTGTTTGCAATTTGGAGTCAGGGATTATTGGTATCATTCACCTTCCAGTATTCAAGCAGATTTCACTTGGTTATGAAGGCAGAGTGGCGAGGCTTGGTATGCTGCAAGCTGAAGTGGACGCACACCCCAACCATCCCGTGCTGCAATTCAACAGAGACCGAAGGGAGCATGAAGCAGAGGAGGCGACGAACCTCAG CCAAGACCATGACATAGGAGATGACGATTTCCTCTCTTGCATTCTGAGGACGAAGATGCTAGCTGATCGATGGTGCAAGTTTCTAGTTGCTGATCATCTGTCCTTGCTGTCTGGTCGTCGCTTTCGCTG GACACTAGACTTTCTCAACTTGGGACAACCTGGTCTGGAGCAACACATAATGGACCTTGACTAA
- the LOC123150619 gene encoding probable glutathione S-transferase GSTU6: ASQNSYSNVFSSLKCVSVWLKLLVPRSGVSIYAIRVQMALAIKGLPYDYLPEDPGCKSDLLLASNPVHKTLPVLIHGGRPVCESLIIVEYLDDTFPGNGASILPTDPHRRAVARFWADYIDNKMFPSCIGILNMAKQQERADTVEETLAAFGLLEAALAECSKEVEAEAPFIGGVSLGLLDIAIGCYLPWFEAIGRLAGTPPFLDAARTPKLVAWAGRFRAAEAVVALLTPVDKVEEYITSVLYPKWEVALTAPATN, translated from the exons GCTTCACAAAACTCGTACTCCAACGTGTTCTCCTCTCTCAAGTGTGTGTCCGTGTGGCTGAAGCTGCTGGTGCCACGGAGCGGCGTGAGCATATACGCCATCCGCGTCCAGATGGCGCTTGCCATCAAGGGTCTGCCCTACGACTACCTCCCCGAGGACCCCGGGTGCAAGAGCGACCTACTCCTCGCGTCCAATCCCGTGCACAAGACGCTGCCCGTCCTCATCCACGGGGGCAGGCCCGTCTGCGAATCGCTCATCATCGTGGAGTACCTTGACGACacattccccggcaacggcgcctccATCCTCCCCACCGACCCCCaccgccgcgccgtcgcccgctTCTGGGCCGACTATATCGACAACAAG ATGTTCCCTTCGTGCATCGGCATTCTCAATATGGCGAAGCAGCAGGAGAGAGCCGATACAGTGGAGGAGACCTTGGCGGCGTTCGGGCTCCTAGAGGCAGCCTTGGCGGAGTGCTCCAAAGaagtggaggcggaggcgcccttCATCGGCGGTGTATCCCTCGGGCTGCTCGACATCGCTATCGGGTGCTATCTTCCTTGGTTCGAAGCGATAGGCCGCCTTGCTGGCACGCCGCCGTTCCTAGACGCGGCGAGGACACCAAAGTTGGTCGCGTGGGCGGGGCGTTTCAGGGCCGCCGAGGCGGTCGTTGCGCTGCTGACTCCGGTGGACAAGGTGGAGGAGTACATCACCTCGGTGCTTTATCCAAAGTGGGAAGTTGCACTAACTGCACCGGCAACTAATTAG